The sequence TCAGGCCCTGGTCGATGAAGCTGGCCTGAATGGAACGCGCATGATCGGCCATCTGGGATAGTGAGCGACTTGTGCGGATCAACTAGATGAACAAGCCAGGATTTTGGAGTCTAAATGGCCCATGGGAATGCGGTCTCTGTGATCTTAGTGGTGATAGGTACAGGCTACCATGCATGTCTCAGTTGCTTGGGGCCTTGGCAAGGGAGTCCTACTTGGTTACGACCTTGCGTAACGCTGCATCAGCCATTTGTACACTTATGCTGTAGCAATGAGAAGAAATTTTAAGGTAAAAATTAAGGGTAAACCCCACGAACAACCTCTACCTCTACTTGGCTCTACGACCTACTTTTAGGATAGGCTCATTAGATCTATGAGATTAAGAGCTGTGGAGAGCTGTTGAGTGGACTACGTGTAGTGTGTCCACAATAGTCAATTTCGCCAGAAGAGAGGTGCGAGTCAGAGAAAGGGGTTTGGAAAAGGCCTCAGCAAGTCCCGAGACCGGGATATTCTCCACTGGCTGCCGGGCTGTCCGTGTAAGTCTAGATAATTCCTTGTTCACCGATACATTTTTTCCCATTCTGCCTCATTCTGTGCTATGACGCAATTAAGATCTAGCTGGTAGCATACGATTAGGGGCCTGCCCGTGGCTCTCACGCGAGCGAGAGCGTGAAAGGGCTGATAATGTCCGACAGATCAGCTCTTCATTTTGCTCAACAATAGTTATATGTTGTATTTAGTACAGTCCGAGAAAAGGGCATGCTTTACACAAAGTAGATGAGATaacaagctgcagctctAGGGTAGTGTTGGCGCATGCGTACACTAAGCAACAAGTAATATTTCGTAGGCAGAAATATTACCATCGTACGTAATTATGCTTATGTAGAGTCAGGGGCGGCGCTTTCGTATTACTAGTACTCCCAATACCCTGCATGGCTGTGATGCATTTCAGCTAAACTCCAACCCTCAGCTTTCTCCAATACTGCAGCATGGTCGGATTAGAAAATGATGCGAATGCTCCATAGGTCGCTCATAGGTCGCAAATAGTTCCAATTCCGCAGTCATGGCGTTAGGATTGGATCAATATATACTGAAACACATTGACGCTGGAGCTTGACGCCGCCTCGCATGCCGTTTTCAGCGAGCCAACGCGACCCGAATTGTCAACCAGCGACAACGCAGAGTAGCAACAAAGCCCCAAACAACCCGTCAGATCGTGGGGGAGACCCCGGGAAGACACTGTGGGCAAGCCTCTGATTGGCTGCCACGGACAGTGGAGAGTGTCTGCCCAAAGACGGGCTTTTGCCCGACTTTCACATGTCAGCAACCGCCGGCCACAGTGTGACAAGACCCTGCTGTCTGCATCGTCGTCACGAGGACGAACACAGCACAGGCCCAGAGGCCGAGAATCCAACCGAGCATCTTGTATTGACGTGACATGTGCCTGTCACAAGCCTGGCCTGGCCGATCTAGGATCCTTATCCCACATCTCTCGTAATCGTTACCGGCTGCTCCTTTTCTGTGAACTCCATGTCTTCCGCCCATCTCGCCGCGCACTCCGTACAGTACATCACATAACACCTACCAAGctgtaatagtaattatCGCCACCGTCGACCAGTGAACCGACCGTGTCCAAGAGGCTGGCCTCAGTTTCGGATCGCGAGCTCCGGATGGCTGGATTTTGATGAAATCCTCATCTCATGAAGACGACCGAATATACTACACTACCCGACGATAACCACTTCTctccagagagagagagagtgtaaCAGTTTGCGAAGCTCCAACAGCGTGCTCGGCCAGGATTGCCGCGAATTGAAATGATACGTCATTGCGTCTACGATCCGTTTTTATAAGAGGCCATCGCACCGGGCCTAGACGTGCGCATCACATGTATAATACTACACGCTATAATACCCGGACATAGATCaattgtttttctctcttcgctTGCAACATGATAGATCACGTTCTCGGACGGCCGTCGTCCAAATCAAGGCGCCTGCAAGTTCTTGCCGTGCTATCTTTCTGGACGTTTTACCTCTACAAGTACGTCTGCATCAGGATTTGCTCAACAGCAGTGGCAGAATAAAGGCATCTCTAACCGAACAGCAGAGGCCACAAGCATGGCCCGTCTTTTGCGCAGAATGTTTCAAAATTCCTCTCTAGGCGGTTAACAGTATGGCAGACCGCCATCATCACTATGCTCTATCTCTATGCTGCCCGCAACTTCAGCGCTCTGGTCGGCCTTGCCAGTCCCGAGCCCATGGCCAACATGTACGACCCAACTTATTACCGGGCCACCTGGGTGTTGACTGCACTGGATGCTGGCTTTTGGACTGCCATGAAGATTCGAACCAAATGGCTACGCGATATTGCGAGCATTGTCTTCTCCCTCTATTACCTAGTGGCCGCTGAAAAGGCCGACGAAAAGGTCCGCAAGGTGCGTGGAATGATTACGGTTGACCACCTGCGAGTTGCGTGGAACAAGGGAACAACTCCGTACTTGGGCTTTCTTCAGCGTCTCATGCGGCCACGATTTACGAGATGGCCGCCAAGGCAAGTCCGAATTCCGCGACCCACGAATAGCGACTATAAGGAATATGTCTCTGCGTGGCTTTACTATGACGGGCCGCTTGCAGACTTGGAGCACCATAATAGACTAATCCTGGATATACCGGGTGGTGGGTTTGTGGCTATGGATCCTCGCTGCAATGACGACAAGCTGTTTGCTTGGGCTGCGAAAACAGGCTTGCCCATCCTCAGCATTGACTACAAAAAGGCACCGGaatatccatatccatatgCGTTGAACGAATGCTTCGATGTCTATGTAACACTCATCAAGTCTCGGGGCAGATGTATCGGTATGTCGGGCAAAGAGGTCCCCAACATCATAGTTACTGGAGACAGCGCAGGCGGAAACTTGGCTGTTGCGACGACGCTGATGGTGCTCGAGACTGGAATCAGCCATTACCGACGCGCGTCTGGAGTTGGCAAACTGCCGCCCCCCGACGGACTCGTCTGCTTCTACCCCACGCTGGATATGAATATTGGAAACTGGATGTCAGACGAGCAGATGTCGCTGATTCGAGATCGGAGAATGAGAAAGACGAATAAATCCATCATGCGAAGGAAAAGCATGCAGTACAACGATCTGGTCGGCACACCGCATCACTCTGACAACGAAGACGAGTCGCCCCCCACAGAGCCATCTCCCGATGGAGGCACACGACCTGAATACTGCCATGCCGGACCAAGATCGCTCAGTTCTTCACGAGCCCCCgacgagaagaaagagggagcCGTATCCCATCGTGCAGAACCCATGAAGACTCGCCTGGCAACTGCTTCGATGATATCCTACTTCAATGATCGAGTACTCACTCCTGAGATGATGCGAGCCATGATTATTCTGTACATTGGCGCTCATAACCGCCCCGATTTCACGCAAGATTACTTCCTCAGCCCTGTGCTTGCGCCCGAAGAGTTGTTGGAGAATTTCCCCAAGACATATTTCATGACTGGAGAGCGAGATCCCTTGGTGGACGACACAGTCATCTTTGCGGGACGCTTGAGACGTGCAAAGGAGGCAGCCGCACGACGGGAGCTTTCCCGCTCATCACGCCTGGATGAGAACTGGACGTTTGACGACAAAGAAGTCACAGAGGTGCTTCTAATTCCCGGTACTTCGCATGGCTTCATGCAGTTTCCGGGCGTTTACCCGCCGGCGTGGAAGCACTTTGACCGCAGCGCAGCTTGGTTCGACCAGCTCTTTGCTGATGCAGAGAGCCAGAGACTCGAACAAGCCAGACGGGCAGCTCGGATCAAGAATCAAACCCAGACCACGAATGGCGCATTACGACGGCAGTCAGTTGCGGAATCCAGTGGCGATGAAGATAGGCCGCTGGAGATTAGCATGACCAAGTTGTCTCGCGGGAGGAGCACAACGCAAAACGGAGACGCCAACGGCCATTCACCACTGCCTGGTTCTGCTGATACCACGGAGTCGAACTCGCCGCTGCCGGTTAATGGCGACAGGAATGGCAGGAGGGGCAAGAAGTCGATTCGAGGCAACAAGAGCCTGGTCAAGTTGGCGAGCTCGGAAGACTTGCTGGGACGAAGGATGCATGGGCTGGCGAGTGGATTGACGAGCACGGGCGACGATGAATAATAATTTCGGAATGAATGATATGGAACAACagccgaagacgacgatgcttGTCGAGCCATgtgctgctttttcttcttctttttctttgtttgttttgagaCTGTATGAAATACCTACCATAGAGCGCGCAAGCCATCTAGTAtcatttttgtttcttctgctttgggcTCTGCGAGGCCGTATATATAGAGCGTCGCTTGGATGCCGCCAGAAAGCAAAGAGCTGTAGTCGAAAAACTGCAGGATTTATTTTCATTTCACGTCACTGACCGTTGTCTGTTTGGTATGATTTGAGTGATACAGTTACAAACTGGAGCGGTCGATTGTCTTCTGGCACCACCACGTGTAGCAGCGCCACGACTCCACGACTCCACGCTGTTGTTGGTGAAAAGGATGAGATGACAGCTCGCCTAGTAACTCGCTTGACAGCACGACACAGCATCAAATAGTCTGCATGTGTGTCGTGTCCATGTCCAtcaatccatccatcccgtATACATCCGTTATTTGCTCGGAACAGCGGCATAGCACACCGGCAATATCTGGTTTCATCTCAAGTCTCATCCAAC comes from Trichoderma asperellum chromosome 3, complete sequence and encodes:
- a CDS encoding uncharacterized protein (TransMembrane:4 (o14-30i51-70o90-107i114-130o)~MEROPS:MER0033274~CAZy:CE10), yielding MIDHVLGRPSSKSRRLQVLAVLSFWTFYLYKGHKHGPSFAQNVSKFLSRRLTVWQTAIITMLYLYAARNFSALVGLASPEPMANMYDPTYYRATWVLTALDAGFWTAMKIRTKWLRDIASIVFSLYYLVAAEKADEKVRKVRGMITVDHLRVAWNKGTTPYLGFLQRLMRPRFTRWPPRQVRIPRPTNSDYKEYVSAWLYYDGPLADLEHHNRLILDIPGGGFVAMDPRCNDDKLFAWAAKTGLPILSIDYKKAPEYPYPYALNECFDVYVTLIKSRGRCIGMSGKEVPNIIVTGDSAGGNLAVATTLMVLETGISHYRRASGVGKLPPPDGLVCFYPTLDMNIGNWMSDEQMSLIRDRRMRKTNKSIMRRKSMQYNDLVGTPHHSDNEDESPPTEPSPDGGTRPEYCHAGPRSLSSSRAPDEKKEGAVSHRAEPMKTRLATASMISYFNDRVLTPEMMRAMIILYIGAHNRPDFTQDYFLSPVLAPEELLENFPKTYFMTGERDPLVDDTVIFAGRLRRAKEAAARRELSRSSRLDENWTFDDKEVTEVLLIPGTSHGFMQFPGVYPPAWKHFDRSAAWFDQLFADAESQRLEQARRAARIKNQTQTTNGALRRQSVAESSGDEDRPLEISMTKLSRGRSTTQNGDANGHSPLPGSADTTESNSPLPVNGDRNGRRGKKSIRGNKSLVKLASSEDLLGRRMHGLASGLTSTGDDE